Proteins from a genomic interval of Clostridium sp. 'deep sea':
- a CDS encoding electron transport complex protein RnfA, giving the protein MKSILIIVASAAIVNNFVFKQVLGICPFLGISDKVETSLGMGAAVTFVMAMASAVTWALQKFVLNRFGLQYLQTIMFILVIATLVQLVEMFIKKSSPTLYQALGVFLPLITTNCAVLGVALINIKSEYTLIESVFNGVGAALGFTLAIVLLAGIRERLDESDVSPVYKGLPIALVVAGILAMAFSGFQGVL; this is encoded by the coding sequence ATAAAATCAATTTTAATTATAGTTGCAAGTGCTGCAATCGTTAATAACTTTGTCTTTAAACAGGTGCTTGGTATTTGTCCTTTCTTAGGTATTTCTGATAAAGTTGAAACCTCATTAGGAATGGGTGCCGCTGTAACCTTTGTAATGGCTATGGCATCTGCTGTAACATGGGCTTTGCAAAAGTTTGTGTTAAATAGATTTGGTTTGCAATATTTACAAACAATTATGTTTATATTAGTTATTGCAACTTTGGTACAGTTAGTTGAAATGTTTATTAAAAAGAGTAGCCCAACATTGTATCAAGCATTGGGTGTATTTTTGCCATTAATTACAACAAACTGTGCTGTATTAGGTGTTGCTTTAATAAATATTAAAAGTGAATACACTTTGATAGAGTCAGTATTTAACGGTGTTGGAGCCGCTCTAGGATTTACTTTAGCTATTGTATTATTAGCTGGTATAAGAGAGCGCCTCGATGAAAGTGATGTTTCACCTGTATACAAGGGCTTGCCTATCGCCTTAGTAGTAGCTGGTATTTTAGCTATGGCCTTTAGCGGTTTTCAAGGCGTATTATAG
- a CDS encoding Gx transporter family protein, producing MGKTKKISLIAVYLALAIALGFIERLITLPTTIPGVKLGLSNIITIISIFTLPFLQVIFLVVLRVLITSFLFTGFSAIWFSLAGALTSMLIMIILIFLANKIFSLASISVIGAISHNIGQLMVASIVVNTTGIFYYLPVLLVSAIVTGYLVGITSKRVLIFLLKRGYIRYISELKALM from the coding sequence ATGGGTAAAACCAAAAAAATATCTTTAATAGCAGTATATTTAGCGTTAGCAATTGCTTTAGGTTTTATAGAAAGGTTAATTACTTTACCAACCACAATACCAGGTGTTAAGCTAGGTTTGTCTAATATAATTACAATAATATCAATTTTTACTCTTCCATTTTTACAAGTTATATTTTTGGTTGTTTTAAGAGTACTAATTACAAGCTTTTTATTTACAGGATTTAGTGCTATTTGGTTTAGTTTAGCAGGTGCTTTAACAAGCATGCTAATCATGATAATTTTAATATTTTTGGCAAATAAGATTTTTAGCTTAGCATCAATAAGTGTAATTGGAGCTATTAGTCACAATATTGGGCAGCTTATGGTGGCTTCAATTGTAGTTAATACAACTGGTATTTTTTATTACTTACCAGTACTTTTAGTTTCAGCTATTGTAACAGGATATCTTGTAGGGATAACCTCTAAGAGGGTCTTAATATTCCTATTAAAAAGAGGGTATATAAGGTATATAAGCGAATTAAAAGCATTAATGTAG
- a CDS encoding RnfABCDGE type electron transport complex subunit B, which produces MTEAIIGLGALGVLFGALLAYASKVLAIEVDEREEAILNILPGANCGGCGYPGCGGYAAAVAKGEAGVDSCPVGGMGLANQIGVIMGLEAESGVKRIAVVKCRGDKNIAPARFRYEGIKTCQAANDVGNGFKGCTYGCLGLGDCMAACPFDAIEMGENNLPIINAEKCVSCGKCVIACPRNIIELIPEDKKVHVLCNSYAKGATVRKVCQEGCIACRICMKNCPVDAIVIENNIAVIDYDKCINCGICASKCPMNTIENTKKKKPKAEIKTEAKAQ; this is translated from the coding sequence ATGACTGAAGCTATAATTGGATTAGGTGCATTAGGAGTATTGTTTGGTGCCTTGCTTGCTTATGCCTCTAAGGTACTTGCTATTGAAGTAGATGAAAGAGAAGAGGCTATTTTAAACATACTACCAGGAGCAAACTGTGGTGGTTGTGGTTATCCTGGTTGTGGAGGATACGCTGCAGCTGTTGCTAAAGGCGAAGCTGGAGTAGACTCTTGTCCAGTAGGTGGTATGGGCTTAGCTAACCAAATTGGCGTTATTATGGGTCTAGAAGCTGAAAGCGGAGTTAAAAGAATTGCTGTTGTTAAGTGTAGAGGTGATAAAAATATTGCCCCAGCACGTTTTAGATATGAAGGCATAAAAACTTGTCAGGCCGCTAATGATGTAGGAAATGGATTTAAAGGTTGTACCTATGGTTGTTTGGGGCTTGGTGATTGTATGGCAGCTTGTCCATTTGATGCAATTGAAATGGGAGAAAATAATCTTCCAATTATTAATGCAGAAAAATGCGTTAGCTGTGGTAAATGTGTAATTGCTTGTCCGCGTAATATAATAGAACTTATACCCGAAGATAAAAAAGTTCATGTATTATGTAATTCCTATGCAAAGGGTGCTACAGTTCGTAAGGTTTGTCAAGAGGGATGTATTGCATGCCGAATATGTATGAAAAATTGTCCTGTAGATGCCATTGTTATAGAAAACAATATTGCAGTTATTGATTACGATAAATGTATAAACTGTGGTATTTGTGCTAGCAAATGTCCAATGAATACAATAGAGAATACTAAAAAGAAAAAGCCAAAAGCTGAGATTAAGACTGAGGCAAAGGCCCAATAA
- a CDS encoding FAD:protein FMN transferase, giving the protein MKKTYLIVILLFILCGCSIGKPQTQNKQFFAMNTIIDVTVFTKDKHVLNDIQQKIIEIEKLMSVNITTSDVNKINSNAGIKPIVVNELTYEVIKTALKYQELSNNSFQITIYPLVKLWNISSDTETIPTQDQIAEVRQYSNTKYLQINDEQKTIYLTNKNAGIDLGAIAKGYAADKIIDILNDKGIEHALISLGGGIQAIGGKQNNEPWVLGLENPIEADKGYFATCEIYSGALVTSGDYQRFKVVDGVKYHHIIDSETGYPVNNKLASVSIFANSSINADAISTATYALGLKEGYSFINKLENVEAMFVTHDKQVYITEGLKDKINIVDKGFIINEIR; this is encoded by the coding sequence ATGAAAAAAACCTATTTAATTGTTATTTTGCTTTTTATTTTATGCGGCTGTAGTATTGGTAAGCCCCAAACTCAAAATAAACAATTTTTTGCTATGAATACTATAATTGATGTAACTGTGTTCACTAAAGATAAACACGTACTAAATGATATTCAACAAAAAATTATTGAAATTGAGAAACTGATGAGTGTTAATATTACTACTAGTGACGTTAACAAGATTAATAGCAATGCTGGTATTAAACCTATAGTAGTTAATGAGTTAACTTATGAAGTAATAAAAACAGCTCTTAAATATCAAGAACTATCAAATAACTCGTTCCAAATAACCATTTATCCATTGGTGAAGTTATGGAATATCAGTTCAGATACAGAAACCATACCTACACAAGATCAAATAGCTGAAGTTAGGCAATACAGTAATACCAAGTATTTACAAATAAACGATGAGCAAAAAACTATTTATTTAACAAATAAAAATGCTGGTATAGACTTAGGAGCAATTGCTAAAGGATATGCCGCAGATAAAATTATAGATATCCTTAATGATAAGGGCATTGAACATGCTTTAATTAGCCTAGGAGGGGGAATTCAAGCTATAGGCGGCAAACAAAACAATGAGCCTTGGGTTTTAGGTCTTGAAAATCCTATTGAGGCAGATAAAGGCTATTTTGCAACCTGTGAGATTTATAGTGGTGCCTTAGTGACCTCGGGTGACTATCAGAGATTTAAAGTAGTTGATGGTGTAAAATATCATCATATTATAGACAGTGAAACAGGTTATCCAGTAAATAACAAATTGGCATCAGTTAGTATTTTTGCAAATAGCTCTATAAATGCCGATGCTATATCTACCGCCACATATGCTTTAGGCCTTAAAGAAGGCTATAGTTTTATAAATAAATTAGAGAATGTTGAGGCAATGTTTGTTACCCATGATAAACAGGTATATATTACAGAAGGTTTAAAAGATAAAATTAATATAGTTGATAAGGGGTTTATTATTAATGAAATTAGGTGA
- a CDS encoding NusG domain II-containing protein, which yields MKLGDKVLIGIIILAIFSYFIYNYFANTTSDELIIIIKQNGEVIKQFKITDTMEYQETFKWQGHSNTIKIKNNTVRIIAADCKDKLCINQGEISRQGESIVCLPNRFVVEIKSAKDLGVDYIIK from the coding sequence ATGAAATTAGGTGACAAAGTTCTTATCGGTATAATAATATTAGCTATATTTAGTTACTTTATTTATAACTATTTTGCTAATACTACCAGTGATGAATTAATTATTATAATTAAGCAAAATGGTGAGGTAATTAAACAATTTAAAATAACAGACACTATGGAGTATCAGGAAACATTTAAGTGGCAAGGGCATAGCAATACCATAAAAATAAAAAATAATACGGTCAGAATAATAGCTGCTGATTGCAAAGACAAACTCTGTATTAATCAAGGTGAAATTAGTAGACAAGGAGAGAGTATTGTTTGTTTGCCAAATAGGTTTGTTGTAGAGATTAAGTCAGCTAAAGATTTAGGAGTAGATTATATTATAAAATGA
- a CDS encoding site-specific DNA-methyltransferase: MTKQNSRNKTITLEEKEIKKLKKNLLYLKRKRDLTKITNKIINQDLLQASKYLPKKSVDLMVLDPPYNLTKKFNSSVFHSRSYSEYQQVFENWLKTLMPLLKDTASVYICSEWNTSIPIFEIANKYLKIQNRIVWQREKGRGAKRNWKNNSEDIWFCTVSDDYYFDVDAVKVRKKVIAPYRNNEGKPKDWKQEGSDRYRMTFPSNIWTDLTVPFWSMKENTPHPTQKPEKMLAKIILASSKEGDIVLDPFLGSGTTAVVAKKLNRNYIGIELDEYFSCLALERLNRADKDKRIQGYTDGQFWERNTFAYQK, encoded by the coding sequence ATGACCAAGCAAAATAGTAGAAACAAAACAATAACACTTGAAGAGAAAGAGATTAAAAAGTTAAAAAAGAACCTTTTGTACTTAAAAAGAAAAAGAGATTTGACCAAAATTACTAATAAAATAATTAATCAAGATTTACTACAAGCTAGCAAATATTTACCCAAGAAAAGCGTAGACTTAATGGTGTTGGATCCGCCATATAACCTAACTAAAAAGTTTAACTCAAGTGTTTTTCATTCTAGGTCATACAGTGAGTATCAGCAGGTCTTTGAAAATTGGTTAAAAACATTAATGCCTTTATTAAAAGATACAGCTTCAGTATACATATGTAGTGAGTGGAATACCTCAATACCAATATTCGAAATAGCAAATAAATACTTAAAAATTCAAAATAGAATAGTTTGGCAACGTGAAAAGGGTAGAGGAGCAAAACGTAATTGGAAAAACAATAGTGAAGATATTTGGTTTTGTACTGTATCCGATGACTACTATTTTGATGTGGATGCTGTAAAGGTGCGTAAAAAAGTTATAGCACCATATCGTAATAATGAGGGTAAACCAAAAGATTGGAAACAAGAAGGTAGTGACCGTTACCGAATGACCTTCCCATCAAATATTTGGACTGACTTAACGGTTCCTTTTTGGTCTATGAAAGAAAATACGCCTCACCCAACCCAAAAACCCGAAAAGATGTTAGCTAAAATTATCCTTGCGAGTAGCAAAGAGGGCGATATAGTGTTAGACCCGTTTTTAGGTTCAGGCACAACAGCTGTAGTTGCAAAAAAATTAAATAGGAATTACATAGGCATAGAATTAGATGAGTACTTTTCATGTTTAGCTCTTGAGCGACTAAATAGAGCAGATAAAGATAAAAGAATACAAGGTTATACAGATGGCCAATTTTGGGAGAGAAATACCTTTGCTTACCAAAAGTAA
- a CDS encoding S8 family serine peptidase, protein MKKQLLNKRLLFVVLSVALITMLSLTAFANVDKVKKAQSMVSQAELPKMYDTNGDKVFENLQVQMDLAKEGVKIPVMVMFNKQVNTKSELNTFMQGYEVKYQFQNIPAAVMELTKTEIEVLAKMDFISHIEYDQPVHICMETANQWYGATKARTDFGVNGDKDGNLTSYTKNDVVIAIIDTGIDGTHVDLDGGKIIGWKDYVNNQTTPYDDHYHGTHVAGIAAGSGDGNSQYVGVAKGAALVGLKVLDSNGSGSMSNVAASVDWCVTNKSTYGIDVINMSLGTSGSSDGTDITSVACNNAVDAGISVVVAAGNSGPNKKTIGSPGAAAKVITVASMYDVGENGYVLAKYSSRGPTADERMKPDIAAPGTNITAANANTTNGYRTISGTSMASPFTAGTVALMLDANPSLTPAQVKTTLANTALDWGTTGQDVDFGHGRLDAYEAIKDAGNYTGTNIVVPNHFVKHEDLAATGKTDVWSFNVTNTSYPIAISMITKNFTSSIDFDINLIDPSGTRVTYSWYGGRQETIRFAPTVTGTYKLEVDSYRGSGSYFFDISAGTSSVTLTQDE, encoded by the coding sequence ATGAAAAAACAATTATTAAATAAGAGATTGTTGTTTGTTGTTTTAAGTGTTGCATTAATAACAATGTTGTCGTTAACAGCTTTTGCAAATGTGGATAAAGTTAAAAAAGCTCAATCTATGGTTTCACAAGCTGAGTTACCAAAAATGTATGATACTAATGGGGACAAAGTGTTTGAAAACCTACAAGTTCAAATGGATCTAGCTAAAGAAGGAGTTAAAATTCCTGTAATGGTTATGTTCAACAAACAGGTTAATACTAAGTCAGAATTAAATACGTTTATGCAAGGCTATGAAGTAAAATATCAGTTTCAAAATATTCCAGCAGCTGTAATGGAATTAACTAAAACTGAAATTGAAGTACTAGCTAAAATGGATTTTATTTCTCACATAGAATATGATCAGCCTGTACATATTTGTATGGAAACAGCTAACCAATGGTATGGTGCTACCAAGGCTCGTACAGACTTTGGTGTTAATGGTGATAAAGATGGTAATCTTACATCATACACTAAAAATGACGTAGTTATCGCAATTATAGATACTGGTATAGACGGTACCCATGTAGACCTAGATGGCGGAAAGATTATTGGTTGGAAAGACTATGTAAATAATCAAACAACTCCATACGATGACCATTATCATGGAACACATGTAGCTGGTATAGCTGCAGGTTCAGGTGATGGAAATTCTCAATACGTAGGTGTAGCTAAAGGTGCTGCTTTAGTTGGATTAAAGGTTCTTGATAGTAATGGATCTGGTTCAATGAGTAATGTTGCAGCTTCTGTAGACTGGTGTGTTACTAACAAAAGTACATACGGAATTGATGTAATTAATATGAGTCTAGGAACAAGTGGTAGTTCTGATGGAACTGATATAACATCTGTGGCTTGTAATAACGCTGTAGATGCAGGAATTTCAGTAGTAGTAGCAGCTGGAAACTCTGGTCCTAATAAAAAAACAATTGGATCACCAGGTGCAGCTGCAAAGGTTATTACAGTTGCTAGTATGTATGATGTAGGTGAAAATGGTTATGTATTAGCTAAATATTCTAGTAGAGGTCCTACAGCAGATGAAAGAATGAAGCCTGATATTGCTGCTCCAGGTACCAATATTACTGCTGCTAATGCTAATACAACTAATGGTTACAGAACTATATCTGGAACAAGTATGGCGTCTCCATTTACAGCTGGTACTGTAGCACTTATGTTGGATGCTAATCCATCATTAACCCCAGCTCAAGTAAAAACTACTCTTGCTAACACTGCCCTTGATTGGGGTACCACTGGTCAAGACGTTGATTTTGGTCATGGCAGACTAGATGCTTATGAAGCAATTAAAGATGCTGGTAACTATACAGGAACAAATATTGTTGTACCTAATCACTTTGTGAAACATGAGGATTTAGCTGCTACTGGCAAAACAGATGTTTGGAGCTTTAATGTTACTAATACTAGTTATCCTATAGCTATTTCTATGATAACTAAAAACTTTACTAGTAGTATTGACTTCGATATCAATCTAATAGATCCAAGTGGTACTAGAGTTACATATTCTTGGTACGGTGGACGCCAAGAAACAATTAGATTCGCACCAACTGTAACTGGTACATACAAATTAGAGGTAGATTCTTATAGAGGTTCAGGATCTTATTTCTTTGATATAAGTGCTGGTACTTCAAGTGTTACATTAACTCAAGACGAGTAA
- a CDS encoding electron transport complex subunit E produces MKSFIEDLRFGIFAGNPVFVMLLGMCPTLGVTTKAVNAIGMGLATTFVLLGSNLVVSLLRKVIPGEIRIPAFIVIIATFVTLVDLLMLSYLPDLHAVLGIFIPLIVVNCLILQRAEALASKNSPGKALTDAFGMGIGFTIALTLLACIREFLGSGTLFNMVIIKNYIPFSIMKESTGGFITLGLLLALFRYLSMRKQGGKKA; encoded by the coding sequence ATGAAGTCGTTTATTGAAGATCTTCGTTTCGGTATTTTTGCAGGTAACCCTGTTTTCGTGATGCTTTTAGGTATGTGCCCTACTTTAGGTGTAACAACAAAGGCTGTTAATGCTATAGGTATGGGGTTAGCTACCACATTTGTGTTACTTGGTTCTAACTTAGTAGTTTCGTTACTGCGTAAAGTTATTCCTGGTGAAATTAGAATACCGGCATTTATAGTAATTATTGCTACATTCGTAACCTTGGTAGATTTACTAATGTTATCTTATTTACCAGATTTACATGCTGTTTTAGGTATCTTTATTCCCCTAATTGTAGTTAACTGTTTAATTTTACAAAGAGCTGAGGCTTTGGCTTCTAAAAACTCTCCTGGCAAGGCGCTTACAGATGCCTTTGGTATGGGTATTGGATTTACAATTGCTTTAACTCTATTAGCTTGTATAAGAGAGTTTTTAGGTAGTGGAACACTATTTAATATGGTAATAATTAAAAACTATATTCCGTTTAGCATAATGAAAGAATCAACTGGCGGTTTTATTACACTGGGTTTATTACTAGCTTTATTCAGATATTTGAGTATGCGTAAGCAAGGAGGGAAAAAAGCATGA
- a CDS encoding response regulator transcription factor, with the protein MKLLVVEDDLDTSEGICEYFRESGYEVTPAYDGEKALKMAGKDVYDLILLDVMLPKLTGLAVLYELRKTSNVPVIMLTAIGDEYTQITSFDGMADDYVTKPFSIVLLEKRVEALLRRRRSSDMPYIWRHKDVIVNFDGYTAQGKSGAIEITPKEIKILRLLVERKGKVLSRKSILNELWGEDRPVFDRTVDSHIKNLRKKLGLDCIVTVTGVGYKLEDER; encoded by the coding sequence ATGAAGCTTCTTGTTGTTGAAGATGATTTAGATACAAGTGAAGGAATATGTGAATATTTCAGAGAAAGTGGTTATGAGGTTACCCCTGCATATGACGGTGAGAAGGCCTTAAAAATGGCAGGAAAAGATGTCTATGACCTGATTTTGTTGGATGTGATGCTTCCAAAGCTAACAGGACTTGCAGTACTGTATGAACTGAGAAAAACAAGTAACGTGCCAGTAATCATGCTTACCGCCATAGGAGATGAATATACTCAAATCACAAGCTTTGACGGAATGGCTGACGATTATGTTACCAAGCCGTTTTCCATTGTGTTGCTCGAAAAGCGGGTAGAGGCTCTGTTACGGAGGAGAAGGTCAAGCGACATGCCGTATATATGGAGGCACAAAGATGTTATTGTGAATTTCGACGGTTACACTGCCCAAGGTAAAAGCGGAGCTATAGAGATCACTCCAAAAGAAATTAAGATTCTACGTTTACTGGTAGAGCGCAAAGGAAAGGTACTTTCAAGAAAGAGTATTCTAAACGAGCTTTGGGGGGAAGATCGACCGGTTTTTGACAGGACTGTGGATTCCCATATTAAGAATTTACGTAAAAAGCTTGGACTTGACTGTATTGTTACTGTAACAGGTGTAGGCTACAAGTTGGAGGATGAAAGATGA
- a CDS encoding YifB family Mg chelatase-like AAA ATPase, translating to MLAIVNGCTVLGIDGFTVKVEVDVANGLPGFDIVGLPDTAVKEARERVKSAIKNSGFNFPDNKITVNLAPADIKKEGPLFDLPIAIGILVATSQCPLEGLKQSMIIGELSLNGEVRAIKGMLSAAIASHKQKFKYLYAPIKSAPEAALIRDLKVYPVENLRHLVEFLHNKVVIEPVIPNENMEQSNLAGVDFSNIQGQKHVKRALEIAAAGGHNILMIGPPGSGKTLLARSMPGILPQMSFDEALEVTRIHSVTEYSSLDNGLVRTRPFRAPHHSISFAGLIGGGHVPRPGEVSMAHHGVLFLDELPEFSRHTLEHLRQPLEDGFVTISRARYSCIFPAQFMLVASMNPCPCGYYGDNEKECTCSASQIRKYLQKLSGPLLDRIDIHINVPRVTYQQLTAKAKSENSSTIRERVEAARAIQLKRFNSKKIYCNSAMNRTLVKNHCKLSNLAQTLLQQAFEKLKFSARAYDRILKVARTIADLDNSDQITEKHIGEAIQYRQGVL from the coding sequence ATGTTAGCTATAGTAAATGGATGTACGGTTTTGGGTATTGATGGCTTTACAGTAAAAGTAGAGGTAGATGTAGCGAATGGACTACCCGGTTTTGATATAGTTGGACTACCTGATACCGCTGTAAAAGAGGCCCGAGAAAGAGTAAAATCTGCCATAAAAAACTCTGGATTTAATTTTCCAGATAATAAAATAACAGTAAATTTAGCACCTGCAGATATTAAAAAAGAAGGACCATTATTTGATTTGCCCATTGCCATAGGGATACTGGTTGCAACCTCCCAATGTCCTTTAGAAGGTTTAAAACAAAGTATGATAATAGGTGAGTTATCTTTAAATGGAGAAGTGCGAGCTATTAAAGGAATGTTATCTGCGGCAATAGCCTCACATAAACAAAAGTTTAAATACCTTTATGCTCCCATAAAGTCAGCTCCAGAGGCTGCTTTAATTCGAGATTTAAAAGTTTATCCAGTTGAAAATTTACGACATTTAGTGGAATTTTTACATAACAAAGTAGTAATTGAGCCTGTAATTCCTAACGAAAATATGGAACAAAGCAATTTAGCGGGGGTAGATTTTAGTAATATTCAGGGGCAAAAACATGTTAAAAGAGCCCTTGAAATTGCTGCTGCTGGGGGGCATAATATTTTAATGATAGGTCCGCCTGGTTCAGGTAAAACATTGCTAGCCAGATCCATGCCAGGAATATTGCCCCAAATGAGCTTTGATGAAGCCCTAGAAGTAACCAGAATACATAGTGTAACTGAGTATAGTAGCCTCGATAATGGCCTAGTACGAACTAGACCTTTTAGAGCACCGCATCATTCTATCTCTTTTGCTGGATTAATAGGGGGAGGCCATGTTCCTAGACCCGGTGAGGTAAGTATGGCTCACCACGGGGTGTTATTTTTAGACGAACTACCAGAGTTCTCTAGGCATACCCTAGAGCATTTAAGGCAACCCCTAGAAGACGGTTTTGTTACAATAAGTAGAGCTCGGTACTCTTGTATTTTTCCGGCTCAATTTATGTTAGTTGCATCTATGAACCCTTGTCCATGTGGTTATTATGGAGACAATGAAAAAGAGTGTACTTGTAGTGCCTCCCAAATAAGAAAGTATTTACAGAAGCTTTCGGGTCCATTGCTTGATAGAATAGATATACATATTAATGTTCCTAGGGTTACTTATCAACAGCTCACAGCCAAAGCAAAATCCGAAAATAGCTCTACAATAAGAGAGCGAGTAGAAGCGGCAAGGGCTATTCAATTAAAGCGGTTTAATAGCAAAAAAATATACTGTAATAGTGCCATGAATAGAACATTAGTAAAGAATCACTGTAAACTGAGTAATTTAGCTCAGACCCTATTACAACAGGCATTTGAAAAACTAAAGTTTAGTGCAAGAGCCTATGATAGAATCCTTAAGGTTGCTAGAACAATTGCCGACTTAGATAACTCAGATCAAATTACAGAGAAGCATATAGGTGAGGCTATTCAGTATCGTCAGGGAGTACTTTAA
- a CDS encoding HAMP domain-containing sensor histidine kinase: MKIFTKTFFYTLALLVLVALIANGLIYTLMPGAYIKQKQHELTERADELIKQLKASDCEDIVSLMKSFALASQSNIEITVGDHRYFLYMWDDKSKLKDTVYKSFIINDVDELNPNRTNSDSINAQIGIASAYVMTDNNVSGEHSTKSVSSQTIKTEHNFIIAGEEGELTASMALAPVDEAVSVIVSLLPLSLLICIIVAIVFSLLYARAITRPIKAISEETRRMTALDHNAKCSVRTKDEIGALASNVNNLYINLLNTINSLETELEKTGAAERAKTNFLRAASHELKTPVTALSIILDNIILGVGKYKNHEKWLPKCRELVDSLSNMLREILSTSRLEDVTEEHVNQSIKSVCMGIIEPYIMIARAKGLFLYIDWSASFTVTAPPKLLGKALSNILSNAVRYTNPGGRLAVYCRDRSLFVENECEPIPQNQTGRLYEPFFRPDESRSRETGGNGLGLYITDTVLRLLGLHYLFEPMISPEGMRFTINF; encoded by the coding sequence ATGAAGATATTTACCAAGACTTTCTTCTATACACTGGCTCTTTTGGTGCTGGTTGCACTTATAGCCAATGGGTTGATCTATACCCTTATGCCCGGTGCTTACATAAAGCAAAAACAACATGAACTTACTGAGCGGGCAGATGAATTGATCAAGCAGTTGAAAGCTTCGGATTGCGAGGATATTGTAAGCCTAATGAAGAGTTTTGCCCTTGCTTCGCAGTCAAACATCGAGATAACAGTTGGTGACCACCGATACTTTCTGTACATGTGGGACGATAAGTCGAAGTTGAAAGACACTGTTTATAAATCCTTCATCATTAATGATGTAGACGAGTTAAACCCAAACAGAACAAATAGCGACTCTATCAACGCACAAATTGGAATAGCCAGTGCTTACGTAATGACTGATAACAATGTCTCGGGGGAGCATAGTACCAAATCAGTCTCCTCTCAGACAATAAAAACTGAGCACAATTTTATAATTGCGGGCGAAGAAGGTGAGCTGACGGCTTCAATGGCTCTTGCACCCGTTGACGAAGCTGTGAGTGTCATTGTTTCTTTGCTTCCCTTATCCTTATTAATTTGTATCATTGTAGCCATCGTATTTTCACTGCTTTATGCTCGTGCAATCACGCGACCAATTAAAGCTATCTCTGAAGAGACACGCCGCATGACGGCGCTAGATCACAATGCCAAATGCAGTGTGCGCACAAAAGATGAGATTGGTGCTCTGGCCTCCAATGTCAACAATCTTTACATAAATCTCTTGAATACTATAAATTCTTTAGAAACAGAACTGGAAAAAACCGGTGCTGCAGAACGGGCAAAAACCAATTTCTTGAGAGCTGCCTCTCATGAGCTAAAAACGCCGGTCACCGCTTTGAGCATTATTTTGGACAACATAATACTGGGTGTTGGCAAGTATAAAAACCACGAGAAATGGCTTCCAAAATGCAGGGAGCTTGTAGACAGTCTTTCGAATATGCTTCGGGAAATCTTGTCTACCTCACGCCTTGAGGATGTGACGGAAGAGCACGTTAACCAAAGCATAAAGAGCGTTTGCATGGGCATCATTGAGCCATATATCATGATTGCCCGTGCCAAGGGTTTGTTTTTATACATCGATTGGAGTGCCTCGTTTACTGTTACAGCCCCTCCAAAATTACTTGGTAAAGCGCTCTCGAATATACTTTCAAATGCTGTCAGGTATACTAATCCGGGCGGAAGGCTAGCGGTCTACTGCAGAGACCGAAGCCTTTTTGTGGAAAATGAGTGTGAACCGATTCCCCAGAATCAAACAGGTCGGCTGTATGAACCGTTTTTCAGACCGGATGAATCTAGAAGTCGTGAAACAGGTGGGAATGGGCTAGGTCTGTACATAACGGATACTGTTTTACGTCTGCTCGGGTTGCATTACCTCTTTGAACCGATGATATCTCCAGAGGGCATGCGTTTTACCATAAACTTTTAA